A single region of the Capsicum annuum cultivar UCD-10X-F1 unplaced genomic scaffold, UCD10Xv1.1 ctg69282, whole genome shotgun sequence genome encodes:
- the LOC107858663 gene encoding aspartic proteinase PCS1-like, with protein PLLFQNNISFHKKLCPSILHSHQLNSTTLTVSLSAGSPPQQVTMVLDTGSELTWIRCKKTPNTPLIFDPLVSKSYSLIPCSSATCTTKTRDFPNPVICDPKKLCHATLTYADGFSIEGNLASETFSLNNVNLPRTVFGCMDGSSGSTPEDAKTTGLIGMNRGALSFVSQSGYPTFSYCISGQDSNGVLVFGEANSPGLKPRKYTPLVQISIPLPSFDRVAYTVQMSLPPVTLVFPGVEMSFTAEKLLYKVVGETRGRIKYIVLQWEIQIS; from the coding sequence ccactccttttccaaaacaatatatCTTTTCATAAAaagttgtgtccctccattttacattcacaccaattgaactcAACAACCCTTACTGTCTCTCTTTCAGCAGGATCGCCCCCACAACAAGTTACTATGGTCCTCGATACAGGAAGTGAACTCACCTGGATTCGTTGTAAGAAAacaccaaacacacccttaatttTTGACCCCCTTGTTTCTAAATCCTACTCTCTTATCCCATGTTCTTCCGCAACATGCACAACAAAAACCCGGGATTTTCCTAACCCCGTTATTTGTGACCCCAAAAAACTATGTCATGCTACGCTGACCTATGCTGACGGTTTTTCCATTGAAGGTAATCTCGCTAGCGAAACTTTCAGTTTAAATAATGTGAATTTACCCAGGACGGTGTTCGGATGCATGGATGGGAGTTCAGGTTCGACCCCGGAAGATGCTAAGACTACCGGGTTAATTGGAATGAACCGTGGTGCTTTATCTTTCGTTTCACAATCGGGTTACCCGACATTCTCTTATTGCATTTCAGGTCAGGACTCTAACGGCGTCCTTGTTTTTGGAGAAGCCAATTCTCCAGGGCTTAAACCCCGAAAGTATACTCCCTTAGTTCAAATATCAATTCCGTTACCTTCTTTTGATCGGGTTGCTTATACGGTTCAAATGTCATTACCACCAGTAACTTTGGTGTTTCCAGGTGTTGAAATGAGTTTCACTGCTGAAAAATTACTATACAAAGTAGTGGGGGAGACGAGAGGAAGGATCAAGTATATTGTTTTACAATGGGAAATTCAGATTTCTTAG